The Halovivax ruber XH-70 genome includes the window GGAACGATGACGAGGACGGCGACGACGACTTCTTCGGACAGATCGGCTCCGGGCGCGGCTTTCCCGAACCCGGCGGCACGCCGATGGACGACCTGCCGGAGCTTGCGGGGGAACTCGTCCTCTACAACGCCCGCGGACAGGCGCTCGTCGGCGAGTTACTCTCCCACCTCGAATCCCGGTACGACGACTTCACGGTCCAGGAGAATCCCGGCGGCTCGGCCGACCTCGTCAACCTGATCCTCGAGGAAGGGTCGGCGACGCCGGCCGACGTCTTCTTCACCGTCAACTCCGGGGCGCTCGGGACGCTCGCGGACGAGGGACGCACCCGATCGCTCTCGAGTGACGTGACCGAGATGGTCGCCAACGAGACGTTTGCCACCGACGAGTGGGTCGGGACCTCCGGACGGGCCCGAACGATCCCCTACAACACCGACGCCTACGACGAAAGCGAGATCCCGGACTCGATCGACGCCTTCGCGGGCGACTTCGACGGCCAGCTGGGCTGGGCACCCTCCTACGGCTCGTTCCAGGGCTTCGTCACGTCGATGCGGATCATCGAGGGCGACGAGGCGACGAAGGCGTGGCTCGAAGGCGTCCTCGATTCGGGCGTCCAGGAGTACAGCTACGAGTCCGAGGTCACCAGGGCGGTCGCCAGCGGCGAGATCGACGCCGGGTTTGCCAATCACTACTACATCCAGCGCCATCTGGCCGGGAACCCCGACGCGCCAGTGTCGACGGCGTTCACCGACGGCGACGCGGGCGCGACCTTCGACGTCGCCGGCGCCACGGTCATCGACCAGTCCAGCGACCCCGAACTCGCCGAGAATTTCGTCCGCCACCTCCTCTCGGGGGAGGCCCAGGCGTACTTCGCCGGCCGGACGTACGAGTATCCCGTCATCGAGGGGGTCGACCCCATCGGCGAACTCCCGAGCGCCGACGAACTGAACACTCCCGACGTCGACCCGACGCAACTCTCTGACGTCGAGGGGACGATCGAACTCATGCGCGACGCCGGCGTCCCGGTCTGAGCGAGCGCCACCCCCACACAATTCGTGTCCCCGCCCCGTTCCCCATCCCGGCCACTCCTCGACCGCGGCCGCCGGTCCGTCCGTCGGGGCCGCCGGTTCGGCCGCCGTCTCGTTGCGGGCGAACTGACGCCGACGGACCGCTACCGCCTGCTCGCGCTCGCCGTCTCCCTCCTCGCGGGACTGGCGGTGTTCGTCCTCGCCACGCGACTCTTTCCGTACCACTCGACCAACGACGACGAGGCCGTCTACCTGCTGCAGGCGGCGATGCTCCTGGAGGGGCAGGTGGAGCTCCAGGCGGGCCCACTCGCCGACGCCGTCCGCCCCTGGTTCTTCGTTCAGGACGGCGGCCGCCTCTACCCGAAGTACAATCCGGTTCCGTCGGGGATGTTCGCCGTCTCGATGGCGCTCTTCGGGGAGCCGCGAGTGACGCTCGCGGTCGTGGCGGCGGGAAACGCGGCGCTGGTCTACGTCCTTGGATCGGCGATCTTCGACCGCTCGGTCGGCGTCGTCGCCGCAGCCGTCTTCGCCGCTTCGCCGCTCGCGCTGCTCACCTCCTCGGTCTTCCTCCCCTACGCGCCGACGACGTTCCTGAACCTGCTGTTCGCCGTCGCCTACCTCCGCGGCGTCCGCAACGGCCACCTCCCGAGTGCCGCGGCGGCGGGCGTCGCCGTCGGGCTGGCGTTCTTCGCCCGGCCGTACACGGCGGTGCTGTTCGCCACACCGTTCGTCGCCCACGCGCTGTGGCAGGTCGTGGGGACCGTCAGTCGCGAGGGCATCGGCGCCGTCCGCCGTCCGGTCCCCGACCCGATTCGGCGTAACGCGCTCACGGGCGCGCTCGGGCTTTCGTTCGTCGCACTGACGCTCGCGTACAACGCCCGCGTCACCGGGTCGCCGCTCGTGTTCCCCTACCAGGCGTTCGCCCCCATGGACGGCCCCGGCTTCGGTCGTCGGGTGTTGCTGGACCACAGCATCGACTACACGCCGGCGCTCGCACTCGAATCGAACGGGTACGTCCTCCGGTACTACGCGGCCCGCTGGATGACCGCGGGCCCGCTCGGTACACTCCTGGCCGTCTGCGGGCTCGGGCTCGCCATTCGGCAGTGGGTTCCGGGCAGCCCCCTCACGACGGATAGCGCCGACGACGCCGACCACCGCCGGACCGCTGGCGTTCTCCTCGCCGGTGTCCTGCCGGCGGTCGTTCTCGGGAATCTGGCGTTCTGGGGCAACCGCAACGCGCTCGCGACGATGACCGACCCGACCGACGGCCTCCTCTCACAGTTCGGGCCGTACTACTACTTCGACACGCTCCCCGTCCTCGCGGTGTTCGCGGGGGTCGCGCTCGTCGCGGCCTGGCGGACCCTCCGTCGCGGACGCGTCCACGCGTGGCTGACCGCTCGCACCTCCACGAATGGTGCGCGGCGGGTGGCCATCGCCGTCGCACTCGTGAGCGCGCTCGCGATCGGCGGCGCCAACGCCGCGGTCGTCTCGACGCCGGTCGAGCGCCACGCCGAACACACCGAGACGTTCGAGACGGCCTACGAGCCGTTCGAGGAGGCGGACCTCGAGAACGCGCTCGTGTTCCTTCCTCCGGAGTACGGGGAGTGGCTCGGTCACCCGTTCCAGGCGCTGCGCAACGACCCCGGGCTCGACGGCGAGGTGGTGTACGCCCTGGACGGCGGCGTCGAACGAGACTTCGCGGTGCTCGACGCCTATCCCGAGCGCACCTACTACCGCTACGCCGCCCACGGCGAGTGGTCGCCCGACCCCGACGACGAATACGTGCCGACGCTCCAGGAGGTAACGCTCCGGGAGGGCACGAGCTTCGACGGTGAAACCCGCGTCGGCACCCTCACCACCGTCGAGAGCGCGATCGTGCGCCTCGAAACGTCCGACGGCGAGACGGCCACCTACCGGATTCACGAACCCGGCGACGCGGTCACCGTCGAGTGGCGAGTCACGGACGGTCGCGCCGAACTGGTAACCGTCGACGACGGGACTGGCTCCAACGAGACGGTCGAGAACGGGTCCGTCCCGCTCGACGACGTCGACGACCTGGCCCTCTCGGTGACGATGCACGAGACGGTCGGGTCGTCGCTCACCTACCGCCAGGAGGTCCCCGTCCGGAGTACCGACGAGGGCGTCGAGGTACTCTGGCCGGCGGAGCGAACCGTGTGCACGCTCGTCACGCGGTGTGAGGACGAGGGCACCTACGTTCCCGGGGAATCCGACCTGTACCTCGACGGCGTCTCCTTCGAGGCCGAGCTGGACGTTCGGGAGTGAACGGGCGAACGCGGTTTGGCAGCCTCGGCCGAGTCGTCGCAGTCGTCACTGTGGGACACTGAGACGAGGAACGGCGAGAACGGAGGCGGCGCGACCGGTTACCGGAACCGCTCTTCGAGGGCGACTTTTACGATGGATTTCGCGATGGCGGCGCCACCCTGGAGCGGATCGAGTTTGGTCTCGCCAGCGCGCTCGCCGTACGCGATCGGATGTTCGCGGATGGCGTACCCGCGCATCAGGGGACGGATCAGCAGTTCCGCGGAGAGGCCAGTGTTCTCGGTCCACTCGATGTCCTCGACGACCTCGCGGCGGTAGGCGCGCATCCCCGTCGTGGTATCGTGGACGCGGGCACCCATCAGGACGCTCGCGACGGCGGCGAAGGCGTGGTTGCCGAAGCGGTTGAACGCGGGCATCGCCTCGGCGCCGTGGTAGAGGCGGTCACCGCTGACGACGTCGTAGCCCTCGTTGATCAGCGCGAGGAACTCGGGCAGTTGCTCCATCGGATAAGTGTCGTCACAGTCGGTCGTGACGACGATCGGTCGATCGGGCGTCAGGATCGCCTCCCGGACGGCGACGCCGTAGCCCTGGGGCTCCTGTTCGATCACCGTAGCGCCGCGCTCGCGGGCGATCTCGGGGGTCCGGTCACTGGAACCGTCGACGCAGACGACCTCGGCCTCGCCGTCGGTCACCTCTGCGATGTCGTCGAGGACGGTGCCGATGGCCGCCTCCTCGTTGTAGGTGCCCATCACGACGCTTACGTCCGCGAAGGTGAACACGTCCTCCGTCGTGGCCGTCTCGACTCCAGTCCCTGTATCGTCCGTCGCGGCTCCAGTCCCTGTATCGTCCGTCGCGGCTCCAGACCCGGCATCGGCCGTCTCGGTGCTCGCCCCCTCCTCGGCCGTGCCGGAATCGGTGTCTACCGCCGGCGATCCGTCAGCGTCGGTCGGTTCTTCGTCGGCGCCTCCGTCCGTCGAGTCCGCGTCGAGGGTACTCATTGCCGGTACTCTCGTCCGACCGGTCTTATATTTTTAGGTTTGCCTAAAATACCGATGTGCGTCAGAGCGACGCTTCGACGTGGTCGGCGCATTTGATGGCGAGTGCGGCGATGGTCAGGGTGGGGTTCAGCGCGCCGCCAGTGGGGAAGACGCTGCTGGAGGCGATCCAGCAGTTGTCGAGATCGTGGGTTCGCAGGTCGGGGCCGACGACGCTCTCGGCGGGGTCGGTCCCCATCCGGGTCGTCCCCATGTGGTGGTTCGCGGGGATGGTGCGGTCGGGGCCCTCCTGATAGGTGATCTCCGCACCGAGTTCTTCGAGGATGGCCTCCTGCACCTCGTTCGCACGGGCAAGCGTGTTGCGAGCGCGCTCGCCGACGGACCAGTGGACGTGCGGGGCCGGATTGCCGTGGTCGTCGGTCCGTTCGGGGTCGAGCGCGACGTAACTGTCCGCCCGCGGGAGCGTCTCGACGAGCGCGCCGACGGCGACGTGGCGGCCGTACTCCCCGCGAATGTGCTCCAGCAGGTCGTCACCCCAGTCGTCACCGGTGAATGCGAGCCCGACCGGCGTAGGACCGGCGTAGTTGAAGAACTCGAGTTTGAAGGGTCCCACCTCGTCGTCCGCGTCGTCGTAGAACTGGTGAGACTCACTCGTGAGAAAGCCGACGTGGTGCTGGCGCGTCGGTTCGTCGAGGACGCCCCAGGTGCCGGCGAACAGGTGGTCCATGAAGAACTGACCGACGCGACCGCTGGAGTTGGCGAGACCGTCGGGATAGTGCGGCGAATCCGAAAGCAAGAGGAGTCGGGGTGTCTCGACGCCGCCCGCGGCGAGGACGAACGCGTCGGCCTCCTGCCGGTGAGTCCCCCCGTCGGGCGTCGCGTAGACGGCTGCCGAGATTCGGTCGGCGTCGTGGTCGAGTCGCTGGACGGGCGCCCGATCGATCACGGTCGCACCACGTTCCTCGGCGCGCTCGATGTGGACGGTCGCGTCGTACTTCGCCCCGGAGGGACAGACCGGCTGACAGGTGCCGTAGCCGACACAGGCGCTCCGATCGTCGTATCGCTCGGAGTTGCGAGCGTTGGGCACCGAATGGGTATCGACCTCCAGCGCCTCGCAGGCCTCCGCGAACAGCGAGTCGCTGTAGGAGGGCGGGAAGGCGGGCATCGGGTGGGGTTCCTCGCGCGGCGGGGCGTGAGGGTTGTCGCTGGCGCCGGCCACGCCGAGTTCGCGCTCGGCGGCGGCGTAGTACGGCTGGAGGGCCTCGTAGTCGAGGGGCCAATCGACGCCGACGCCGCGGGTGCTCCGCGAGGCGAAGTCGTCCTCGTGGAGGCGCATCACCATCCCCTGCCAGTGGAGGGTCGTGCCGCCGACCCCCTTGACGCGGGCTCGATTCAGCGGGTAGTGGGCCTCCCCGGAGGCGCCGTAGGCGTCGCGTTCGGGGTCCCCATCCCAGACGGCCTGGCGGCCGGCCGACGGCCGGAGAAATCGCTCCTGGCGCGCACGGCGATCCGCCGGGTCGAACCGGGGACCGGCCTCCAGGACGACCACCTCCTTCCCGGCCGCTGCCAGTCGGTCGGCGACCAGCGCGCCGGCGGGGCCAGCGCCGACGACGCAGACGTCGGCGTCCGTGACCGGGGTGCGATCGCTCGTCCCGGGCGTCGGTTCGGCCGTTTCGGCGGGCGGCCAGTCGCTCACGGCGTCGGCCCCCGCTGGTAACTCCCGGTACCGCCGGGGTGGCCCGGCGGGTTCTCGATACCGATCAGTTCGCCGCCCGCCGGCGAGGCGTACAGCGCGAGCAGCAACTCGTTGATCACGTAGTACCGAATTCGCTCGACCTCGGTGCCGTCGGGATTCTCCGCCGCGGTCGCCACGCCTGCCGCCCGAAGCAGATCGTCGCGCTGATCGACCGACAGGTCGGCGAACGACGCGTCGTGACGCGTCGCCGCGTACCCGTCGAGGGTCTCGGCGGCCTCTCGAACGCCGGCGGCGTGAGACTCGTCGTCGAGACGACCGGCGAGGAACGTCTCGACGAACTTAGCGACGCCACTCACTTCGCCAGGATAGACCACTTCACCGGCGGCGACCATCGTTCGTCGAAGCTCGTTGTCTTCCTCGGGATCAGTCTCGCGGAGATGTGTGCCTACGGCCACGGCGCCGGCACCGGCCCCGACCGCAGCCAGCGCGGCCACCGCGTCCCGCCGTGACAGCTCCATGCCGGAGATTAGGTAAACCTAAACCTTATATTCGTTGGAACGCCTCCGATCGAGTAACTGTAGTCGGCGAGTCTGGTGGGTGTTATCGGCCGCGAACCGACGGCGGGAAGTGGACGCAGCCGAATCGGTTCACACGAACTGCCGACGGAAACCGTCGAGCGATCGGCGGCCGAGTCACGCCGACGAGGACGCACTGAACACTCGATCTATGAACATTCCACACGTACGTACGGATCGCAGCGAGGGTGAGGGGCTGCCGATCGGGTTGACACTGCTGTCGGGGGCGATCGCCGCGAGCATGCTGGTGCCGATCAGCTGGTTACTCTTCGAGGTACTCACGGTCGATCCCGAACAGGTCTGGTCGGACCTCACCCGGCCGCTCACGGTCGAGGTCCTCACCAACAGCATCCTGCTGACGATCGGCGTAACGACGCTATCGATCCTGCTGGGCGTTCCGCTGGCGTGGCTGACCGTCCAGACGGACCTGCCGTTCCGGCGATTCTGGACGGTCGTCGTCGCCCTGCCGCTCGTGATCCCGAGTTATATCGGCGCGTTCTCGTTCGTCTCGGCGTTCGGCCCGCGCGGGGAGTTCCAGTCGATCCTCTCGCCGCTGGGCGTCGATCGGATCCCGGAGATCT containing:
- a CDS encoding extracellular solute-binding protein; amino-acid sequence: MTKQRKFGGRRTFLASSAVLGSVGLAGCTGLIGGNDDEDGDDDFFGQIGSGRGFPEPGGTPMDDLPELAGELVLYNARGQALVGELLSHLESRYDDFTVQENPGGSADLVNLILEEGSATPADVFFTVNSGALGTLADEGRTRSLSSDVTEMVANETFATDEWVGTSGRARTIPYNTDAYDESEIPDSIDAFAGDFDGQLGWAPSYGSFQGFVTSMRIIEGDEATKAWLEGVLDSGVQEYSYESEVTRAVASGEIDAGFANHYYIQRHLAGNPDAPVSTAFTDGDAGATFDVAGATVIDQSSDPELAENFVRHLLSGEAQAYFAGRTYEYPVIEGVDPIGELPSADELNTPDVDPTQLSDVEGTIELMRDAGVPV
- a CDS encoding DUF7846 domain-containing protein, whose translation is MSPPRSPSRPLLDRGRRSVRRGRRFGRRLVAGELTPTDRYRLLALAVSLLAGLAVFVLATRLFPYHSTNDDEAVYLLQAAMLLEGQVELQAGPLADAVRPWFFVQDGGRLYPKYNPVPSGMFAVSMALFGEPRVTLAVVAAGNAALVYVLGSAIFDRSVGVVAAAVFAASPLALLTSSVFLPYAPTTFLNLLFAVAYLRGVRNGHLPSAAAAGVAVGLAFFARPYTAVLFATPFVAHALWQVVGTVSREGIGAVRRPVPDPIRRNALTGALGLSFVALTLAYNARVTGSPLVFPYQAFAPMDGPGFGRRVLLDHSIDYTPALALESNGYVLRYYAARWMTAGPLGTLLAVCGLGLAIRQWVPGSPLTTDSADDADHRRTAGVLLAGVLPAVVLGNLAFWGNRNALATMTDPTDGLLSQFGPYYYFDTLPVLAVFAGVALVAAWRTLRRGRVHAWLTARTSTNGARRVAIAVALVSALAIGGANAAVVSTPVERHAEHTETFETAYEPFEEADLENALVFLPPEYGEWLGHPFQALRNDPGLDGEVVYALDGGVERDFAVLDAYPERTYYRYAAHGEWSPDPDDEYVPTLQEVTLREGTSFDGETRVGTLTTVESAIVRLETSDGETATYRIHEPGDAVTVEWRVTDGRAELVTVDDGTGSNETVENGSVPLDDVDDLALSVTMHETVGSSLTYRQEVPVRSTDEGVEVLWPAERTVCTLVTRCEDEGTYVPGESDLYLDGVSFEAELDVRE
- a CDS encoding dolichyl-phosphate hexose transferase, with the translated sequence MFTFADVSVVMGTYNEEAAIGTVLDDIAEVTDGEAEVVCVDGSSDRTPEIARERGATVIEQEPQGYGVAVREAILTPDRPIVVTTDCDDTYPMEQLPEFLALINEGYDVVSGDRLYHGAEAMPAFNRFGNHAFAAVASVLMGARVHDTTTGMRAYRREVVEDIEWTENTGLSAELLIRPLMRGYAIREHPIAYGERAGETKLDPLQGGAAIAKSIVKVALEERFR
- a CDS encoding GMC family oxidoreductase, with amino-acid sequence MSDWPPAETAEPTPGTSDRTPVTDADVCVVGAGPAGALVADRLAAAGKEVVVLEAGPRFDPADRRARQERFLRPSAGRQAVWDGDPERDAYGASGEAHYPLNRARVKGVGGTTLHWQGMVMRLHEDDFASRSTRGVGVDWPLDYEALQPYYAAAERELGVAGASDNPHAPPREEPHPMPAFPPSYSDSLFAEACEALEVDTHSVPNARNSERYDDRSACVGYGTCQPVCPSGAKYDATVHIERAEERGATVIDRAPVQRLDHDADRISAAVYATPDGGTHRQEADAFVLAAGGVETPRLLLLSDSPHYPDGLANSSGRVGQFFMDHLFAGTWGVLDEPTRQHHVGFLTSESHQFYDDADDEVGPFKLEFFNYAGPTPVGLAFTGDDWGDDLLEHIRGEYGRHVAVGALVETLPRADSYVALDPERTDDHGNPAPHVHWSVGERARNTLARANEVQEAILEELGAEITYQEGPDRTIPANHHMGTTRMGTDPAESVVGPDLRTHDLDNCWIASSSVFPTGGALNPTLTIAALAIKCADHVEASL
- a CDS encoding gluconate 2-dehydrogenase subunit 3 family protein; the encoded protein is MELSRRDAVAALAAVGAGAGAVAVGTHLRETDPEEDNELRRTMVAAGEVVYPGEVSGVAKFVETFLAGRLDDESHAAGVREAAETLDGYAATRHDASFADLSVDQRDDLLRAAGVATAAENPDGTEVERIRYYVINELLLALYASPAGGELIGIENPPGHPGGTGSYQRGPTP